Sequence from the Fragaria vesca subsp. vesca linkage group LG4, FraVesHawaii_1.0, whole genome shotgun sequence genome:
GTCCTAATTTGTTATTTTTTGTCCTTAAATATGTAATATAATGTGTAAAGGATGTATTTGTAAACTGAAATTTAGTTAGTAACTAATATGTAGTTTACTATAATAATAATATGTTCTAGGATATTCTGTATCTTTCTAGATATTCTTTATGTGTGCCTTGGCCTTATGCCAATAGGATATGTAGTTAGACTAGATCTATGTATTCATATCCTTACCATATTTGTATTATGTAATTCCCTATATAATAGGCTCATATCAATGAATAAGATGATGATTCTCTTGCTGTCTCTTTATCTCTACACTTTATCCTTCATCACGTTATCATGCATTTTGTTCTAACCCTAGAACTAATAGCCCTCCATTTTTTTTCCAAACCCTAAAAACCAAAACTGGAGGTTCTTGGCCCTGCCTCGGCCGCCGCCACAGTCGCTTCCCGGCCGTCCACTCCGCTGCTTTCTTTTCATCCGATCAAGCATCTAAGTGTTTACGGTATGTTTATTTTACAACCCTAAAACTCTTTCAAGTTTAATAACCTCAGGGGAGATAAAGTGTATTTATGCTTGGGTCGGTGTATTTACAGGTACCAAAAATCCTGAAATTTTATTCGCGGGTCAAGAGTGTGTTGGATCACTCTTGTTTCCTTGTCCAGGTTGTGTATGATCAACCCCGACCTATCACCGGATTGTGTTTGATCAATCCGAGGCCTTTTTACGAATTGTGTTTGATCAATTCGCGGCTTTTCCGGATTGTGTATGATCAATCCGAAGGACAAACCATTGAAAGCATTGTTTGTGACCTCTATCGAGTCTCATAACAACTTGGTTTTGTATGCAAGAGCGATGTAACATTCTGCTCCTTTGAGTTTTGACGTACTAGATGCCTAAGGCGAATCTTCGCTTGGTATCTGTGGAACCTTTCATTGGAAAGGATTAAACCACATGTTTTGACCCCCAGGCTAACAAGCCTAGATGCCGAAATTTCTCATCTCATGCGCTCAAAGTCTTTGACGCGCCACATCGACAAAAGCCTTCAATGGCAATCTGTGCAAAAAGTAATGACCACAAAGTACTGTGGAATGCACTCATGGAGCGTATCTTGAAACGTTCATATAACTCTACTTGTTGAGTTATTAGTCAAGTGGATTGCTCACCACCTTAATTGACTACATATTGTCAATGATTTTTTGTGGCATCATGATCCATAATCTTTAGCGGATTCGATCATCATCAAGTTCTCTAAGTCCTCCAAGTTGGTTTGAAATTACCAACGAAACTTGATTTTGATCATACAAACGGGAATTGTATATATACGCTAATGTGATAAATTTATTTAGGATTATCCCCTAATGTGGGGACAACAATATGGGTCATGGCAACGGCAGAAAACGTCGTGCCGATGTCTAAAAAAGAGGGGGAGGTGTCGCCGGCTCTAATAGCGACACTCCCGGTCTAGACACCATTTTATCAAAACTACTCACGTCAGCTCATGACAATGCAACCGTTGTGGATCTTCGGATCACTGGGTCAAGCTCCTTCAAATTGTGAATGCATACAAAAAGGTATGGAAAATCAATATGAGGACAAGAACGTCATCCTCATGATCGCGAATTTCAAAGATTCGGATCCTACTCTAGCTACTCATGACTTTGACGTCATCGGCTAGACATTGATTTTCATTCCAAGCTATATGTACTAAGGCATTGTATCGACGTCCTTCGTCTATTTGAGACCTCGATGTACTCACATTAGCAATAATGAATGGCTTGAGAATTTTTTCAAAGTTATGAAATTATTCTCCTCTTATGGTTCGTATTGATTTACAAACAAGATGTATATTTTTACATCGTCCTTAGAAGCATGGCATATTTACAATCTACATGGTTAGATTGTGCCGTTTTGGTCTCTTCCAAGTGAAGATGACGCACGGCCTTCCATCCTCAAGAAGGATCGCTAACGTGTTTCCAGTTAAGTCTTCTACCCTTTAGCGGATTTTCCATCATCAATTATTCAACTAGGCTTATCCAAGCTCAGTGCGATGTCTTAGAATTGTCTGAAATTAAGGAGATAGTGGTTTCAAGTGTGCCTCGCACTACCGACCCTCCAAGGACATGCTTGGTCATACTGACTTGGAGTTACCGAAAGCTTTTGATTTTGGATCCCCCTACGCTATTAAACCAATTGCCGTCTTGCAAAAGACGTTGAAGACTTATCAAAACCGGAAAATTATCATCATGATCGAATCCTCTAGGTCCTCTGAGTTAATTTTATGTTCATGTCAGGGAGCTTTTGCTAACTAGTCATGGAGTTTACGACCTTAGAACGACCGAAAAGACTTGATTTTGAACATACACATGTCACTTTTGGCTAAGGCAAAAGCCTACACGCCACCTGCAAACTTCACAGCTTCGCACATGCCAATTCTGCGAAAAACAGCAATCTGTCCTTTCTGGACAGTCAACTTCGTTTGAGCTTTGTGAATAGATCCAGACGAACCAGACAGTGAGCATTATATCATTGGAAAGCTCTATGAGTCTAGTTTTTAGGACTTTTTGTGGTTTGTCCATATCTATTTTAACGAAGAAGTTATGGCTGTTTTAGTGCGCAAAGGTCATTCTACGCGGAAATTTTTATGCACTCTCGGGATTGCTGCTTTTCGTAGCTTCTTTCAATCCTTCTAAATGGTTCAAGTGGAACTATTAACTAGCCTATCTACTCCTTCTTGTAGATATGTCTCATAGAGACATTGAGTGCTTCGCAGATACGCAGATAGTGGAACTATCCACAACATTCTAAGAAACCGGCAACTATCTTTAGATTTTGTGCCTTTGTAATCTTCTGTGACTACAATAATTGAATCATACCGGTCATTCAGGGACGCGGTTTAGCTTGAATTTTGATGCCTCATGGCACCATGATCAACGTCACAGATGTCCTCTATGTATTGAGAGGCAACCGAACCATGTTGAGCTTTAAACACATTGTGAGAATGAATAAAAATTCTTTTGTGTATACCTTCTCATGAATGCGGACTGAAGTGCATCTTGGAGAAATTCATGAGTCAATTTAGTGGACTATATGTCACTACGCGCATGTTGTCACCAAACATGATATTTGGGACACCGACTCATATAGGCTTTAGTTTTGACCAATTAGGGTCATCCTGGAAGAGATATAATGGTCCAAATTTTGAGAAATTCTCATAGACATCCATTCTTCCGCTCAAAACGAAGACATTCGAGATCTAGCATCACCATGAAGCATGGTGGTGACCCGGGGGACATTGATGTCACCCGAACACGACTCCAACTTCCTGGAGGTCGTCCAGTCAATTCCTCAAGCAATTGAGGTGCACCAGTCTTTCCTCGATGTCGCATTGGCCCCCTACAATGCTTATTACTCGTTTTGAAAGCCTATTCTTTAGCTAAATTATGAGTGAGACCCTCCTACGCTAAATAACACAAAAGTGAACATTCTATTCTTACATAAAATTATGTAGATAGATACAACCAACTTGCGGACACCTTTTATGCTTTATGGTGTTGGTTGAAGTGTTAACACACTGGTCATGTGTTACACTATTATCTACTGCTTATGCTGCTTATACTTCTACGGGCTCACTACCCATTTTTTAAAGAAGTTTATCGGGATGTAAGTTGAAGTGTCATGTACCCCATGTTCACATGCTATACGGTCTCACCGAGGCTACGACTAAGCAACTTTAACTTGTCGCTCGAACATTATTGATGCGCACCAATCTTTCTATTGCGTCTTGGGGCTATGCAATACTTCCATGCGTCTTTACTATTCATCTACGACCTACCATCATTGAATATTTTTGTACTAAAGCTCGTGACTGTGTACCAGGATTGCAATCCTTGAGCTCAAACAAGATTGAAACGGATCTCCAATTCTTGAGCTCGGCTAGATATTATTTATAGGTGCCAAATCGCATTGCCACTACGTACAATGATGGCTCATTTGAGATGAATAAGTATTTAGGTTGGATATGAACCTCCACCTATAATCCGCATATGTAGAAACCTTGCCAGGCGATCTCTTTCACCGCTATATTGCGGATGGTCACTTTGATGAGACAATATTCCCGTCGTTAGGGGGAGATAAGAACACAAGTGTTCAAGTGGAACGACGTGAATTGTCGTGGTTTGTCCCCACTAAGTCTCATCTTGATCCCAAATGCTTAAAGTGTTAAAGTGACGAGATCACATGCTGCAAATATGTCTGCAATGATTGATGTCCTACAAAAGGACATGGTGCGACCAAAATGTGTTGGTCTTGACGCCATCACCATGGATGGTGATATAGTGACGGCATATAGTGGCAAAATTGGTGTCACAAGGCCGTGTGGCTCCCTAAAAAGAGAGAGGCCCTTAGGTTCGATACTTTCTCGCACTAGGAAGAAAGCGAGCTTGGCACAACCTAATCCATTGATTAGTGATACTCAAATCCGTCTCATGAAGTCTGAATTGTGATTATCGTTGGGGGACGCCTCAATGTCAAATCCAATTTATATAGAGATCTCTACAAGTATTACACTAGTGTACATGCGGACGTGGGATAATGAGTCTACTATAGAACCATCTTTCGTTGATGGATATCAACTTAGTTGATTGGCCTAACGGAAAGATGCGATCCAGCATTAACAAAGAGATAGGTCCTTGGGCAAGTGATGCCGACACTGCAAGCTAAACCCTATCAATTATACCTTTGTTAGATAGCGTAGTGAGAACAAGAGTTTAAACTCACCTTATGGCGCAAGGTCTCTCACTATCACGCACTGGGATCGACTACAATGAGATATGCTCTCGTAATGGATGTCATTGAACTCCACTACTTTGTCAGTTTGGTAGTTTCTGAATAACTGAACATGTAGCCTATGAATGTGGTCATAATAACATCTCTATGGGATTAATCTCTATGGGATTAGAGATATACATAAAGCTCTTAAACGGACTTCATTCATCTGAATCAAGTGGCTCCAAACCACAGGAGCATGCGTTTGCTAAATGTATTGAAACGCACATGGACTCTACTTGATTTGGAAGGGATATGGTGAATTATGCCTTTGCGTGTTCATTCCGAATTTACATGGATTCTTGATGGATCAAGAGATGCCAATATGTATCAACATCCGAAGAAAAAGATCTTGGGAAGACACGGTCTCGATAAGGCACTCGATGACTGTATTAATGATGATTTTCCATCAATCGGCTTAGGCGCTCCATAACTAGTGAGGCCTACATATACTCCCATGATTAGTCAAGATCTTTGCTCTAAAGAGAGATCCGTTGTTTTGTCTAAAGCAAGATGACAAATATGTGTTAAGAGATGGAGTTCCCATCTAAGTACAATAAGACGCATCAATGTACTCAACACAATACGAAAGGCTTGACATCTCATTCGCTATGAAAAGTTGTAAAGCTAAGTGTAGCTATGCGCCCACGCAACGCCAATGTAATGGCAGTAACTCCTTTTTCAATACTTAATGGTATGAAAGGTTGAGGCTTATTCTATCCCTACATAAGAAAGAAACATTAATAGCGAAATCAGAATCTGCCAAGTTTCGTAGGTCAACTTCCACGGGACCTACAGGAAACCTCACTCATTGGAAAATGGTGAAACTGATACCATTGGAAAGATCTATGTGTCTACTTTCCAGGGACACCAACCATTTGATCATACCTATCATATTGAGTGAGTTATGGCCGTTTTCGTAAAGTATGACGAATCTGTCCGAGAATCTGATTTTGGCAGAACAGTCAACTTCGACAGGACTTTGTGAATAGCTCCTGACGAAGCAAAATGTGTGTAATATATGGTTGGAAAGCTAAATGAGTCTAGTTTCCAAAACCGTTACAGTTTGTTCATATGTATTTCGTAAAGGAAGTTACGGCTGTTCTAGTAACTGAAGGTCATGCTGCGCGGAAATCTGATTTCTTACACGAACTTATGTTTTGAGTTCACAAGCGGCCTTCTCCTCAGGATCTAAGTGTAAAAGATCATTTGAGGACAATACGGAATGATTTAGTTAATCATTGCCTAATGCCACATTTGAAGACATGTTAAAGAGCATCGACATGCTAAGTTGTTGAAATTTCTGTGATTAGTAAGAATCAGGAAGAGCCCTATGATTGATGTAAAGATCAGGGGGAGGTGCAAACTTCAGGGGGAGGTGCAAACTTTAGGGGGAGTCTAGCACATACATACATGTCACTATCAAATGTGAAGGGTGCGTTGTACTCTTTTTCTCCTACGATCAAGGTTCAGTTTTTCTCCCACAGGGTTTTTGTGACTTGACGAGGTTTTTGACAAGGCAACAGATTAGCACCATCGGCATATCAGCACGCGGCACAAGGGGGAGTGTTCTAGGATATTCTGTATCTTTCTAGATATTCTTTATGTGTGTCTTGGCCTTATGCCAATAGGATATGTAGTTAGACTAGATGTATGTATTCATATCATTACCATATTGGTATTATGTAATTCCCTATATAAAATGCTCATATCAATAAATAAGATGATGATTCTCTTACTATCTCTTTATCTCTACACTTTATCCTTCATAATAATAATAATAATAATAATAATAATAATAATAATAAAGAAAAAAAAAAAGTGCTAAATCATCACTTCTATTCATTTATTTCAAGTTGCTGCTAACCCTACGTCTCGTCTGTTGGCCAATTTAAATTTTTTTTTTTTTGTAGAAATGAAATTGTTTCATTGATTATGCAACATTACAATAGAAATTCCAAAGCACTCTCTAACGGAGAGATGTTGCACCTAAGAATATAAAATTACATTGAGGTATGAAATTCATTACGTCTCGTTTGGTTCACGGAAAAGAAAATAATTTCTTTGTCTTTCTTATGGGAAGGGAAGAATGGAAATGAAATTTCTCAATATTTTGTCTTTCTTACGTTGTTAACTTTCTTTTATGATAATCGAGGTGACGTCAATTAATTAATGTAAAATTGAAAATTACATTGCAACATAGCTCACCGACCTGTAATCTTTGGCTACGTCATAAATGAGCCATAAAGGCAAAACCTTAACTTCGACCAAAGTAAACTAACCTTAGTCCATAAAATTATAAGTAACCAAAACCACGATGTTATCAAGGTAGATACCGGAGCAAGATAAACCCCTAGTTTGAACATGGAAAACCTAGGATTTCATTCTGGGATCACATTGATCATTCCAGAAGAGTTTGGGGACTGTTGATGTGATTATCTGCTGACAATAAATATTTTTGGTGGGTCTCATGCGGGACACGTCAGCACACAAACAGTGCGGTGATGAAAAATGGCCTCCGGTCTTTCGTTGGTAGCGAAAATGAAGTTTGGATACCACATTGGTAGTTATGTAAGTGTGGGTATCATTTTGATCGTGCCACAATAGTTTGGTGACCGGTGCTGAAATTTTCTATTCATTTGAATTGCAACAGTAGAACTTAGTGAGCAGCATATTTACAACACAATGGCAATTTTAGTAAAGATAAGACATTACAGTGAGTTGGGCAGAAACACGAGCAAAGGACACAAATAAGATCACCAAATTGCAACAATAAGACTTAGTGAGCACATATACATATGAAGTAGAAGTACTCAACACAGCGGCAGTTTTAGACCAGACAAGACACTGCCATGAGTTGCGCAGAAACAAGAGCAAACAGAAACGAGAGCAAAGGACACACAAATAAGATCACCAGAAACAAACTGTAACATTTCCGGGACGAGTATTAGACTTCAGACGACTTAATGTCAAACGACAGATGATAAATATTCAAGGGAACATCGAAGTTTTATGAAATAAAAACCATTGGTTGACACAAGATTTTTGGATGTCAAATGTCTGAAAACTTGAAACAAAAAACAAAAAAAATTATTTGACGGCAACTACTACATTATAAAAAATATTGTTGGGGGTTGAGGAAGACCATATGTCCATATCTGATGACCTTTCTAAATCAATTTCAATTCTATTATTAGCTAGGGTTGGGAGATATGCTGTTAGTAGTTGAGAATAGTACTGTTGGAGGCAGAGAGACCTTTCTGATATTAATTCCAATTCCTTCAATTGCTAGCTGTAACTGAGAGAAACTATTGTTGGCTAGATTGATGAGAGAAAATATTGTTGAGGGATGAGAAGTACCGTCTATTATTGGCTTCAGCATGGGCCTCTGCTTCTTTGTGAGCAATATGTTTTCATCATTCAAGATAGTACATATACCAATGACTAAAATATCTATTATATCCTCGATATTTTCATGAAATTTCTGTTTTATTCAAGCATCGATATTAATTTTCATATCTTTCCGATATTATATATTTAGTCTATTTTTGATCGAATATACAATTTTTATATATATTTTGATAAAATTTTCATCGATATTCGATATTTTCTCGATATATCCATCGAGATTTTCTTTTTCCGTACCAACAATATTTCCGTAATCGTCAATATTTTAGTCCTTGACATATACTATTTTGAAAATTTACTCACAGAACTAACAACATGAGTAAGTTCTCTATATAGATAGATTGAGATTTGAACACTATTTATCTGCCTTGCTAGAAACAGTCCTCTACTCATAATGTCTCCTGCATATGTGATTGAAGAGAAATGTAGAAAAAACAGCCTTTTTTATGACCTTGAATTGAATTATAACCAACATCTATAAAATAGTTGAATTCTAACCATTTAGTAATATCAAAAGGCATAATTACCCTAACTTTTATAAACTTCTTTCTTTTCCTTTTTGTTGTTGTTCACCACGTCTTGTTTGACGATCATGACTCCATCGACTTTGATTGGAACCCAGATTTCATATATGTTTTGTTGTTTTTGACTCGAGCTCTCTTACAATCAAGATTTCGGCAATCATTGGCGAGAGGCATATGGCATGGATTAAAGGATCTTTCATGTGATTTCGGTAAAGATTTAAGGGTACATACCAGATAATTCTTAATCGGCATGAAATTTCAAAGAAGGATTCATTGAGGTTAGAATTTTGTTCTACCTCTTTCAATCAAAGAAGGATTGGATTCATCCCAAACCAAAATTTCATGATTATAAATGGATCTTTCTTCTTTTTATTTTGTTTTTTTTACTACTTCCCAATACCCGGCTCAATCAAAGGTTTTTTTTTCTCTAACTAATATATAAGATGATGGCAAGCAAAACGTTGGTTTTGCAGAGAGCATGAATCACAGGTTGACAAATAAACGAAACAAAAAGATGATGAGATAGTTACAAGCAATGGGCCAATTGCTATGAATAGGATGCATAAATAGAAGCTTTGCTCCATAAAACTATGGAGGATCACAATAATGCAGATGATGGGGTGGTGGATCATATGCTACAAGATGTCATAAGTATAGCGATGGTTAATATCGAGTTCAACAAAGATGAGGCTGCAAGTCTGCAACAGTGCACTTAGGTTAACTAAGGCCACTGATGTCTTTTCCCCACTGCAAAAGGCCATTTTTCTTTCATTTTCAAAATTTAGGTTAAAAATCAATTCATGAACCAAATAATGGTTTTTTATCAAAATTTCTCGTGATTGAATCTGCTGATTTCGTCCAAAACAAAAAACAAAACAAAAAATCTGCTGATTCCATAGTATAACCACATCGAGCATTCAAGTAGCACCTAATTATAGACAAGCTTTTATTATGTGTCATAGGCATGCGTGCATACAGAGGCCTGCCGAAAAATTTATGAAGAATAATTATCCTCTGCACAACATAAAGCAAATTTCGTGGCTGATGCCACCCGTTCAATAGAACACCATATTTGGTCCAACCAGCTTTCCCTTCCAGCTCTTGAATTGGACCAGTTTGGTCCAGAGACCTCCTGTGTGTTTTCACTATTATCTGTACTATATTCAAAAGAAGAGTTCCAACCAACATTACCCTATAACTTAAGAAAAGTTAAAACTTAAGAAATTTAAGTTATAGTCACCCTTAGAGAAGTGTAATCAACTACCTTATTTGCATCCAAATTAGGATCCCATCTACAGAAGGTGTGCAAATTCTCATCCCTTTTCTCAGTTCCTAAATGTTGTAGTCATACTTGCAGGAAGCAAAGCTGATATGTATATCCGGGTATGAACGATAATCCTGAGGCCAATGGGAGAATGCAACTACTATACTTTTCCTCTATCTTACATTTCTTGTAAATAAGAGTTCTATGTTACAAATCAAAATTGTGGTGGAGTTGCAAAGACCACATCTAGTTTCCCTTAAATTCTCAATTAGAAAGAGCTTCGCAGCTCCTAAGTGAATCAAAAACAAAAATCGCACAACCTATATATCTCCCTTTCTACGCAACCTTCACTTGTCGCGCTTATGAAAACTTTCCGTTTTGATGAATTGGTGGTGACCTGCTGTGGGGGAAGACCTTTCTTCAATTCCAAACAGCCCTCTCCTGGTCCCGGAGCATTTGCCTGAGTTGTGACAGATACCTTAGCTAGTTAAGACAGTTTGGGAACAAGGCCATCGGTCATACTCCCTGCAACAGCCAATCAAAGGCGAATGCGGGTAGGACAGATAAAAACATCCATTACCAAGCATCGGATGCCTTTCCAACAAATTACTGACAACGGAGTTGGGAGGTGAAGCATGCCCATTTGAAACCGATTAATATGGAATCACATACGGCAAAGCACAAACATCAGCTGACTCTATCCGCAGAGCTTCTGACCAAACTTGTGCGGTCTCCTCATCCGGTGAAGATTCCACCTTGGGCTTCTTTGATTTGGTATCACTGCAACCAAATAACCAGTCTTGATCGTCATCAGACAATTCATTCATTTTTGGAACCGTATAAACCTCACTTAAAAATCTGGAATCTGGATGGGGCGGTCTCATTGATGCTTCAGCAATTGGATCAGCTTGTGCAGCTGTAGAAGGCGGCTTTGCAGGGGAAGCAGATGACGGTCTAGCTTCAGTAAAGCCATTCTTCTTACGTTCCTTACTGTCTATTTTAACACTGTTGGCTCCTCCCTGCTTATCTGAAACATATGGGATGGACGTTTGACAAGGCTCCAATGTCCTTCCATTTTGTGTCAATGGATGAGAGGAAGAAGAGGGTCGCAGCAATTTATTGGGCCTAATTTCATTGGCTGTAAGATCAGAAAAGGAAGCATCATTAGTCAGCTAGAAGAAACTTACCAAAATTTCAATCTGCTTCACAAAAGTGAGTCAAGAGCAGGGCCAGCTCACTGTTACCAAGTGAAATATAATGCCACTCGGGTCAAAAGGAAACAATGGATAACAGAATCTGATATTCGGTAAAAACAGTATACCTACAACCTTCAGTTGTAGGGAAACATGGCCAAGTTGTGTAAGACAACTATATAACATTGATTTGGCTGCAATGATGATACTTTACATCATGAAAAAACACTCACCATGCAAAACTCCATTTGTCTTTAAGTCCTTTCGTTTCTTCAGGTTTCCCTCAGCATCGGCAGTTTTGTTGCTGTCCTTCGGAGGTTGGGAGGGTTCGCTGTACTGGGAATCGATTGGAATCTCTTTATTGGTTTCTCTAGATTTGTCTGGTTCTGCATGCTTAGAACCGTTTGCTTTGTCTTCCTTTTTCTTCTCTTTATCTGGCTCTGCAGTCCTCGACGCATTTTTCTTCTTTGCTTTCTCCTCCTTCTTCTTCTCTTTATCTCTATCCTTATCTTTCCCCTGGGTTTTCTTCTCTCTATCTTTATCCTTACGCTTTTCCCCTCGTTTATCATCACCTTCCTTCTCTTTCGTCTTATCTTTTCCATCAGTCTTTCTTTCAACATTGCTCTCCAATGGTTTGGAAAGTCCTTGAACTTTGGCTTGAACCATTCCGCCAGGAACCTGAACCAGTCCGCCAGGGTTCTGCACCATTGCACTTCCACTAACCTGTGGTGCAACTCTGACTTCTTGCATATCAGGCTTTCGGATATCAACTCTCTTGTCCTTGCTAGTTTCCTTAACTTCGGCCAAAATGCCAGTTCCCTTGGCCATAAATCTGACCATCTCCTCATCTTTTTTGCGGTCTGAAATAGTAATCTTCTCAACGAACTGGTTCTTAATTCCTCTGGCCTCATCCTTAGTCTTCCTAGCCACCTCCACTGATACAGAATTCCTGTTCTCCGTAGGCAGGTGACTGTTCTGGCCAAGCTTTTCTGCCTGGTAACCTCCAAATTGGCTTCCTCTGGCCTCATCCTTGGTCTTCCGAGCCACCTCCACCAATATAGGATTCCTGCTCTCTGCAGGCAGGTGACTGTTCTGACCACGCTTTTCAGCCTGGTAACCTCCAACTTGGCTTCCTCTGGCCTCATCCTTAGTCTTCTTAGCCACCTCCACCGATACAGAATTCCTGTTCTCCGCAGGCAGGTGACTGTTCTGACCAAACTTTTCTGCCTTGTAACCTCCAACATGGCTAGCATCTCTCTTGTCTCTATCATCTTTATGAATGATTTTCTCTGTAACATGATTCTCAATTTTTCCTGGAAGCCTAGTTCCATCTGAAGTACCAGGTTTATCTTTGACTTTGTCTGTGTCTTTCTCCTTATCCTTCTTTTTGTCTCTGTTCTTTTCCTTCTTGTCTTTCTTTTCCCGATGTTTTCCATCACCTCTGTCTTTCTCACTTTTCTCTTTGTCCTTCTTGTCCTTTTTATGCTTCTTTTCTCTCTGCTTCTCCTATAAATTACAAACACATATAAGAAACAAAAGGACATACACTTGAAAAATTATTCAAGGTTCATATTTTTGACAAATAAATAAAAACTAAGAGCTTTCTCCGAAGAAAAGCCAGTAAGAAAGAACTATAACTAATTGAACATCAAAGTGAAAAATATTCCCTTCTTCAAGACAATATATAACCTAGTGATGTGACTCGAGTATTTGGAAATCCAAAATCAATAATCCTCCACCTTCCGAGAAGTAATGCTCTCCACAAACAATCCTTGTATTATTCCATAAATCCAAAAACAATGAAAAGAAAAAGAACAAAAGGTTGCATCTTTCACAAGAACAGAAAAATAATCAACTCCTGCGTTATATCCTTAGTTATAGCCATTAAGCAGTGTAAGTAACAGATTTACTAACATGTAAGTGTCATTCTAGTCCCTAAAACCATAATATTCTACCAGCACAACCTCAAAAGGATTTTGAATACATAACATTAATCCATAATGCATTTATAAAGGAAGCCTTAGGACTTAATTAGCAAAAAGACTATCAAAACAGGCACAGTGCAAAGTACTTAAAGACCATACCAGCTTCAAAATTTCCCTCTCCAAATCAAAGTGCACCTTTCAGAATGTAAAATCTAGTTGCATAAGAAGGTGCAGAATTGAGACATAAGAAGACAGTGCACCCCAAGAAAGCTCAAAACAAGCAAGTAAAA
This genomic interval carries:
- the LOC101300527 gene encoding uncharacterized protein LOC101300527 — its product is MSRCFPFPPPGYEKKARTDDVDVLKKEKQREKKHKKDKKDKEKSEKDRGDGKHREKKDKKEKNRDKKKDKEKDTDKVKDKPGTSDGTRLPGKIENHVTEKIIHKDDRDKRDASHVGGYKAEKFGQNSHLPAENRNSVSVEVAKKTKDEARGSQVGGYQAEKRGQNSHLPAESRNPILVEVARKTKDEARGSQFGGYQAEKLGQNSHLPTENRNSVSVEVARKTKDEARGIKNQFVEKITISDRKKDEEMVRFMAKGTGILAEVKETSKDKRVDIRKPDMQEVRVAPQVSGSAMVQNPGGLVQVPGGMVQAKVQGLSKPLESNVERKTDGKDKTKEKEGDDKRGEKRKDKDREKKTQGKDKDRDKEKKKEEKAKKKNASRTAEPDKEKKKEDKANGSKHAEPDKSRETNKEIPIDSQYSEPSQPPKDSNKTADAEGNLKKRKDLKTNGVLHANEIRPNKLLRPSSSSHPLTQNGRTLEPCQTSIPYVSDKQGGANSVKIDSKERKKNGFTEARPSSASPAKPPSTAAQADPIAEASMRPPHPDSRFLSEVYTVPKMNELSDDDQDWLFGCSDTKSKKPKVESSPDEETAQVWSEALRIESADVCALPYVIPY